In the genome of Metabacillus litoralis, the window CATTCTATTGATCCAATTATAAAGAATAATGATCCAACGATCACTTTAGAAAACCAGGAATATATGGTAACAAAGCAGACATCTAATGAAACTGGCTGGACACTAGTTATTTTAACACCTATTAAAGCTTTAACTGAGGGTATTAGTGTGTTGCGCACAGGTATTATCATTTCTGGGGTTATTGGATTTATTATCTTTTTTATAAGCTCCTTATTTCTATCAACGTTTATTACAAGTCCTATTATTAAACTAACAAAAACGATGCAGCAGGCAAGCTCAGGGTCTTTGACGATGAATCCTAGTGTAACGACCGTAAATGAAATTAATGAACTAAATAGTACGTATAATCAACTCGTTAAAGAAACAAATCATCTTATAAAAATGGTTTATCAAAAAGAAATTACCCGAAGTCGAAGTGAATTAAAGGCATTACAAGCCCAAATAAATCCACATTTCCTTTTCAATACCTTGGATGCTCTGAAGTGGGAGCTTGAGGATAAAGAACAGGAAGATTTGGCTGAGTTTGTTGTTGCTATGTCTGAATTGTTTCGATATACCATTACAAAACAAACAGACGGAGATTGGGTAACAATGAAAGAAGAACTTCAGCATATTGAAAACTACATGGAGATTATGAAGATGCGCTTTGGAGACCATGTAAATTGGATTATGACAATCCCAAAAGAGCTTGAGCAGGTGAAAATACCAAAGCTATTAATTCAACCCTTAGTTGAAAATGCTGTTTTACATGGAGCTGGAAATAAGGTAGATCCATGTACGATATCGATTTCTGTAAAGTCAATGGAGGACAAAGAATATCTTCAAATACTTGTAGAAGATGATGGGCCGGGAATAAACGAAGAAAACCTGGCTGTCATTAGACGTACCATGCAATCAGGAGGGGTTTCTTCAATTAAAAAGGGGACTGGAATTGCTATTTCCAATGTACACAAGCGTCTTGAATTATATTATCAAGATCGTTTAAAAAGTGGACTTACCATAACGAGTGAGGAAGATAGTGGGACAAGGGTTTCATTTATCATACCTGTTAGCGGGGAGGAAGTACGATGATTCATTTAAAGACAATTCTAATTGTGGATGACGAACCTAGAACACGTCTTGGGCTACAGAAAAATTTAAATGCTTGGGCAAATGGAAACTATGATGTGTTAACAGCTTCTAACGGGGAAGAGGCAATTGGGATTATGACAAATCAACGGGTTCATATTCTTATTACCGATATCCAAATGCCAGAGATAACGGGCTTAGAATTACTTAAAATCGCAAAAGAACAGGATATCCATCCTGTTATCATTGTGATTTCAGCGTATTCTGAATTTAAATATGCCCAGGAAGCTCTTCGTTTAGGGGTTATTAATTATCTGCTAAAACCAATTAGTAAAAAAGCTTTAATTGAGGCTGTTGAGGATGCTGTACAGACAGTTGATAAGCAGGAGCGAGCAGGAATGATTGAAAAGGTAGTGGATAAAAAGCTTGTTACTGCAGATACTCAAAACTCAACAAATCCTGAAGCAATCAGGGAGGCAATTGAGTATATCAATCAAAACTTGAAAAATGAATTATCTCAAAAGGAAGTAGCGGATCATGTTCATTTAAATCCAAGCTATTTGAGTGTTTTGTTTAAAGAGCATGTTAAGCTCACATTTAGTGAATATGTCACGAGAAGAAGAATTCAACGAGCAAAGGAACTGTTGATTTCTACCCATTTACCTATCTATGATATTGCGGAAGAATCTGGTTATAAAACCCCAAAATACTTTATTAAGATATTCAAGGAAATAGAAGGTATGACACCCAGTGCATACCGAAAAAACAACAATGAAAGGGCTTTCTAAAAATAGTGGTATTTTTCCTAATCGTTGTGACCTATTTTTCAGAATGATCTGACTGTACACTATAAATGTAAGTTAAATAAAACTAAAGTCATAGGGGGTAATTAGTTTGTTTAAAAAGAAAGCGGTTGCAGTTGTTATGTCTGTTCTTATGCTTGTTTCTTTAGCACTTGCAGGTTGTTCTTCCTCAAGTTCTTCAGAAGAAGGTGGTAGTGGTAGTGCAGATGAAAAGAAAGTAATTAAATTTATGCATTTATGGCCTGAAGGAAGTTCAAATGCTCAGTTTTCAATTGTAAAAGATATTATTACTGAATATGAAAGTGAACATGACGTTAAAATTGAAACAGAAATTTTAAACCCTGATCAATACAGAGAAAAGCTTAAAGTTCTTGCTTCATCAAATGAGTTACCAGATATCGGTATGACTTGGTCTGATGGATTCATTCAACCTTATGTTGAAGGTGATATGTTAGCTCCACTAGACGATATCGTTGAAAGCAGCAATCTTAAAGATGCTTTTATCCCAGGTGTAAAGGAATCATACGCAGTTGACGGAAAAACTTATGGTCTTCCTTTAGAATTAAATATTTCATATGTTTTCTATAACAAGGAAATCTTTGAAAAGTACAACCTAGAAGTTCCAAAAACTTTCGAAGAATACAAGAATGTTGTAAAAACATTAGCTGATAATGGAGTTACTCCTGCTACTGTAGGTGCAAAAGATGGTTGGCCAGCATCATTCTGGTTTATGTACATGGCAGACCGCATTGGTGGTTCTACAATCTTAACTGATGTTATTGATGGAAAAGCGAAATTTGATGATCCTTCAATTGTTAAAGCAGCAGAAGAAATTCAAAATCTTGTAGATATGGGTGGATTCGTAAAAGGTGCTAGTGCGTTATCAAATGATGATGCAAAAGGTTATTTCATGAACGAACAAGCAGCAATGTTCTTAACAGCTACTTGGGAATTACCAAACTATACAACTAGTCCAGATGTCACACAAGAGTTTAAGGATAAAATCGGTTACTTTAAGTTCCCAACTTATGAAGGTGGTAAAGGAACTGAGATTAATAGCTATGTAGGTGGTCCTGGTGTTGGATTATTCGTAGCGAAAGATTCAAAGGTTCAAGAAGAAGCTAAAGATTTCACTGCATTCTTAGTTGAAAAATGGGGAGAAAAAGCTGTAACAGATGCTGGTGTTATTCCTGCAACAAAAGTTGATACATCTAGTTTAGATCTTGCTCCAATGTATATTGACATCTTAAAAGATTTAAGTGAAGCATCAAATGTTACAACTTATTTTGATACTCAATCAAGCCCAGCTGTATCTGAACTACACCATGATTTAGTAACTGCTCTATTTGGAAAACAAGTAACTCCGGAAGAATTTGTTAAACAACATGCAGATGAGCTTGCAAAAGAGCAAAAATAATACGAATCATTGAATTGAAGTAGAGGGCATGTGAATTGCCCTCTACTGTTTTGAAAGTATCTTTACAAACCCTCGAACCTATTGAAAATACTTAGTCTACATTTGATTAAGAAGGGAGTATAAGAAATGAAAAATGTAATGTCGAACAAACTAGTAATCAGCCTTTATGTACTTCCTGCTTTGCTGCTTATTCTTCTATTAATTTATATCCCAATTGTTTTAACTGGCTATTATGGTCTTATGGACTGGAACGGCATAGGTGATATGACTTTTATTGGTTTAGAAAACTATATTGAATTAGTAAAAGATAAAATGTTCTGGCAAAGTACATGGCATTCTATTTTACTAGGAATCTTCTCGACTATTAGTCTTGTTGGGTATTTAATTTTATCGCTTATTTTAGCAAGTAAAATTAAAGGAGCTAACTTTTTAAGAAAGATCTACCTTATTCCAATGTTATTATCTTCTGTTGCAATTGGTCAATTATGGGCAAAAATGTTTGATCCAACAAATGGAATGATTAACAGATTATTAGTCATGCTAGGTGTAGATAATCCACCAGTTTGGTTAGCGGATGCGAACATTGTTTTATATGCACTCTTTATTCCAATAGTTTGGCAATATGCTGGGTTTTATATCATTATCTTCTATGCAGCATTGAAAAACGTACCAGAAGAACTTATAGAAGCGGCTAAAATTGATGGAGCTACACCAATTCAAATTGCTTATAAAATCAAGGTGCCTTTAATTTCAGGTGTTATTAAGGTAATGGTCATTTTAGCAATCGTTGGTTCTTTAAAATACTTTGATTTAATCTTTGTTTTAACTGGCGGTGGACCAAACGGTGCCAGTGAGGTTATGGCATCTTATATGTATAAGGAAGCATTTAGTAAATATAACTTTGGTTACGGAAGTGCAATTGGATTTGGATTATTAATTATCTGTCTTGTGATGACATGGTTGATTCAAAAATTACTTTCTTCAAAAGAAGATATATACTAGGAAAGGGGAGTAACAACAATGTCAAATGTTTTAAATGAAACACAAAAAAATACGACCCTATCTGCTAATTATAAAACAAATAAATCACTTGGAAGAAGAATTGGATATGGAGTTCTTTACTTAATTCTAGGGATCATTGCAATAGTCCAAGTGTATCCGTTAGTCTGGTTATTTATGTTTTCACTAAAAACCAATCAAGAGGTATTTGGCATGTCCCCTTTTGCACTACCACAAGATCCACAATGGGGAAACTATGTTAAGGCTTGGACAACAGGTAATATCGATGTCTACTTTTTTAATAGTGTACTATACACAATATTAGCCGTTATTATCACAGTTATTCTTGCTAGTTTTGTAACATTTGCTATTACAAGAATGTATTGGAAACTAAGTGGATTAGTGCTTGGTTTGTTTATGGCGGGATATATGATTCCGCTACATTCAACATTAATTCCATTATTTAATATCTTTAAATCAGTTAATCTAATTGATAATCCAATTGCAATTATTTTGTCGTATGTAGCGTTTAATTTACCAATTACAATCATGATCTTAACAGGTTTTTATAGATCAATTCCAAGGGAGATTGAAGAAGCAGCTGTTATGGATGGATGCTCTATTCATAGAATCTTCTTCCAAATCACACTTCCAATGACGGTGCCTGTTCTTTCAACAACTGTCATTATTAACATGATTTACAACTGGAACGAATTTGTATTCGTAAATACCTTCTTAAGCTCTGATAAATGGAAAACCATTACAGTTGGGGTAAACAACTTTGTTGGGCAATATTTAACAGATTGGGGAGCAATTGGTGCAACATTAATGATTAGTATTATCCCAGTATTAATTGCTTATTTCATTTTAAGTGATCGAATTGTTGAAGGAATTGCAGCAGGTTCAGTAAAAGGGTAATAGTGGGGCTAACTCGAATAGGAGTTGGCCTTTTTGCCGAAATAAAAAAGGTATTTAAAGATATCGTTAAGGCTTCAGCAGAAATGTTGGGGCCTTTTTTCATGAAGTTAAAGGAAATCTACAATCTTGGGGAAGGTCATTTAAAAGCTATGGAGAACTATTATGGACATGATGTATTATACATATAGGTTTATTGTATTATTGGAAAATATTAGACTGCTACAAAATTATGTATTATTTTCCCTATAAATATATTACGATATACGAAGAGTCATAGAAAGGAAGTTTAAATTGAATAAGAAAAGGTTATATATTTTAATTGGTATTTTCATTATTGGAATAAGTATTTTCCTTTTAAATTATATTGAATCTAATAGAAATGATCGTGTCAATGGTTCTTTTTCAAGCAGTTCAGTTAAGGATGAAAAATCAACTGATACAGAAGAAACTGAAGAAAATAGTGAATTTGATCAAAAGGCTGGAGAATTAGTTGAAAATCAATTTTCTTATTTTCAATCCATTGTTAATGGTCAGTTTTTTGTTCAGTCCAGACAAAATGGCCCTCAAGATCAGT includes:
- a CDS encoding sensor histidine kinase; protein product: MLTKLKKWNTLRNQILVVFLVVMAVVLLIVSLLTFNQVSTLLKNNADKQIHQTVSEANGRLESLYKQISTASKFVMTNYNIQRILTKSFEGEEISFTERQQVEGIVNTIQANTDGIFSFELYTSDLKSLLPIPKDNATLFSRIDARWINQANDANGGLVWIGDDPSNSDNILALRRVNLMGKDYANGGYLLISIYRDYFEFANQDKSNQSNQYSILLDQALKPILSNYQHSIDPIIKNNDPTITLENQEYMVTKQTSNETGWTLVILTPIKALTEGISVLRTGIIISGVIGFIIFFISSLFLSTFITSPIIKLTKTMQQASSGSLTMNPSVTTVNEINELNSTYNQLVKETNHLIKMVYQKEITRSRSELKALQAQINPHFLFNTLDALKWELEDKEQEDLAEFVVAMSELFRYTITKQTDGDWVTMKEELQHIENYMEIMKMRFGDHVNWIMTIPKELEQVKIPKLLIQPLVENAVLHGAGNKVDPCTISISVKSMEDKEYLQILVEDDGPGINEENLAVIRRTMQSGGVSSIKKGTGIAISNVHKRLELYYQDRLKSGLTITSEEDSGTRVSFIIPVSGEEVR
- a CDS encoding response regulator transcription factor, coding for MHLKTILIVDDEPRTRLGLQKNLNAWANGNYDVLTASNGEEAIGIMTNQRVHILITDIQMPEITGLELLKIAKEQDIHPVIIVISAYSEFKYAQEALRLGVINYLLKPISKKALIEAVEDAVQTVDKQERAGMIEKVVDKKLVTADTQNSTNPEAIREAIEYINQNLKNELSQKEVADHVHLNPSYLSVLFKEHVKLTFSEYVTRRRIQRAKELLISTHLPIYDIAEESGYKTPKYFIKIFKEIEGMTPSAYRKNNNERAF
- a CDS encoding extracellular solute-binding protein, whose translation is MSVLMLVSLALAGCSSSSSSEEGGSGSADEKKVIKFMHLWPEGSSNAQFSIVKDIITEYESEHDVKIETEILNPDQYREKLKVLASSNELPDIGMTWSDGFIQPYVEGDMLAPLDDIVESSNLKDAFIPGVKESYAVDGKTYGLPLELNISYVFYNKEIFEKYNLEVPKTFEEYKNVVKTLADNGVTPATVGAKDGWPASFWFMYMADRIGGSTILTDVIDGKAKFDDPSIVKAAEEIQNLVDMGGFVKGASALSNDDAKGYFMNEQAAMFLTATWELPNYTTSPDVTQEFKDKIGYFKFPTYEGGKGTEINSYVGGPGVGLFVAKDSKVQEEAKDFTAFLVEKWGEKAVTDAGVIPATKVDTSSLDLAPMYIDILKDLSEASNVTTYFDTQSSPAVSELHHDLVTALFGKQVTPEEFVKQHADELAKEQK
- a CDS encoding carbohydrate ABC transporter permease, translated to MKNVMSNKLVISLYVLPALLLILLLIYIPIVLTGYYGLMDWNGIGDMTFIGLENYIELVKDKMFWQSTWHSILLGIFSTISLVGYLILSLILASKIKGANFLRKIYLIPMLLSSVAIGQLWAKMFDPTNGMINRLLVMLGVDNPPVWLADANIVLYALFIPIVWQYAGFYIIIFYAALKNVPEELIEAAKIDGATPIQIAYKIKVPLISGVIKVMVILAIVGSLKYFDLIFVLTGGGPNGASEVMASYMYKEAFSKYNFGYGSAIGFGLLIICLVMTWLIQKLLSSKEDIY
- a CDS encoding carbohydrate ABC transporter permease produces the protein MSNVLNETQKNTTLSANYKTNKSLGRRIGYGVLYLILGIIAIVQVYPLVWLFMFSLKTNQEVFGMSPFALPQDPQWGNYVKAWTTGNIDVYFFNSVLYTILAVIITVILASFVTFAITRMYWKLSGLVLGLFMAGYMIPLHSTLIPLFNIFKSVNLIDNPIAIILSYVAFNLPITIMILTGFYRSIPREIEEAAVMDGCSIHRIFFQITLPMTVPVLSTTVIINMIYNWNEFVFVNTFLSSDKWKTITVGVNNFVGQYLTDWGAIGATLMISIIPVLIAYFILSDRIVEGIAAGSVKG